From a region of the Rouxiella sp. S1S-2 genome:
- a CDS encoding TetR/AcrR family transcriptional regulator, with the protein MTSLTHHAPKRRLSREARRSQLLETAWRIVRLEGSDALTLARVGEEAGVSKPVVYDHFTTRHGLLAALYEDFDIRQNAIITAAMDAAENTVTAKAAVIAACYVDCVMTQGREIPDVLSALGGSPELAEVKRKYQIDFIEKFQKWFAPFVNEKGIFLPSLWAMLGAADSISNAVVSGDITREQGQQELTAIIIGIVERNR; encoded by the coding sequence ATGACCTCTCTCACCCATCATGCTCCAAAACGTCGCCTGTCACGTGAGGCGAGGCGCAGTCAGCTGCTGGAAACCGCGTGGCGGATTGTTCGGCTTGAGGGCAGTGATGCACTTACGCTTGCGCGGGTTGGCGAAGAAGCCGGTGTCAGCAAACCTGTCGTTTATGACCATTTCACTACGCGTCACGGATTATTAGCTGCTTTGTATGAAGATTTTGATATTCGGCAAAACGCAATTATCACTGCGGCCATGGATGCAGCTGAAAACACTGTTACGGCCAAAGCCGCGGTTATTGCTGCCTGCTATGTCGACTGCGTCATGACACAGGGGCGTGAAATACCCGACGTTTTGTCGGCGCTGGGTGGCTCGCCAGAGTTAGCTGAAGTGAAAAGAAAATATCAAATTGATTTTATTGAAAAGTTCCAAAAATGGTTTGCCCCTTTTGTGAATGAAAAGGGCATATTTTTACCGAGTTTATGGGCGATGCTTGGCGCTGCTGATTCAATTTCCAATGCGGTTGTTTCAGGTGACATCACTCGTGAGCAGGGGCAGCAAGAACTCACCGCGATAATTATCGGGATCGTTGAACGCAATCGGTAA
- the cdd gene encoding cytidine deaminase has protein sequence MHTRFIDAFAGLPASLQSALEPILSHDDFPAMFTAEQVGQLKSKTSMDDAALAFALLPLAAACSLTPISHFHVGAVARGVSGNLYFGANMEFSGASMQQTVHAEQSAVTHAWMRGEPRLASITVNYTPCGHCRQFMNELNSGTELAIHLPERAVASLGEYLPYSFGPRDLEIETLLMDKVDHGYRIESQDALALQALDACNQSHAPYSQSHSGIALESASGKVFTGRYAENAAFNPSLPPLQAALVVLNLAGEDCLKIRRAVLIERTDPLVSQFDATRATLAALGCHSLAHTPL, from the coding sequence ATGCATACCCGTTTCATCGACGCTTTCGCCGGCCTGCCCGCTTCACTGCAATCTGCCCTAGAGCCGATACTCAGCCATGATGACTTCCCCGCCATGTTCACAGCAGAACAGGTAGGCCAACTCAAGTCAAAAACGAGTATGGACGATGCCGCACTGGCCTTTGCCCTGCTGCCTTTAGCCGCCGCCTGTTCTCTCACGCCAATTTCACACTTTCACGTTGGCGCCGTTGCGCGCGGCGTGAGCGGTAACCTTTATTTTGGCGCAAACATGGAGTTTAGCGGTGCATCCATGCAGCAAACGGTGCACGCCGAGCAGTCTGCCGTCACGCACGCCTGGATGCGCGGTGAGCCTCGGCTGGCATCGATTACCGTCAATTACACGCCCTGCGGCCACTGCCGACAGTTTATGAACGAGCTCAACAGCGGCACCGAACTGGCCATTCACCTGCCAGAAAGAGCCGTCGCCAGCTTGGGTGAATATCTTCCTTACTCCTTTGGCCCGCGAGACCTCGAAATCGAAACTCTGTTGATGGACAAAGTTGATCACGGCTATCGCATTGAGAGTCAAGATGCATTGGCGCTGCAGGCTCTGGATGCTTGCAACCAAAGTCACGCCCCCTACAGCCAGTCTCACAGCGGCATTGCCCTCGAAAGCGCCAGCGGCAAAGTGTTCACCGGCCGCTATGCGGAAAATGCCGCCTTTAACCCGAGCCTGCCTCCGTTGCAGGCTGCTTTAGTGGTATTAAATCTTGCGGGTGAAGACTGCCTGAAAATCCGTCGCGCCGTACTGATTGAACGCACCGATCCGCTAGTCAGCCAGTTTGACGCCACCCGCGCCACCCTTGCCGCACTGGGTTGCCACTCGTTGGCGCATACCCCGCTTTAA
- a CDS encoding NAD(P)H-dependent oxidoreductase, translated as MHALITYTHPDSKSHTHAVAAEVAKGIESAGHAHTYEYADLAAEGFDPRFNAADFNQFKGLSTSPDDVIAEQARLDRADALVLVYPIYWWSFPAQLKGWIDRVFTQGWAYDDADGKLVKRLGNLPVHLIALGGADQRTYVRHGYFGSMKTQIDHGIFGYCGAPVITSELLLPSDADYPYSHYRAANRVGQQLFAEKATA; from the coding sequence ATGCATGCACTTATCACTTATACTCATCCTGACTCAAAATCTCACACTCATGCCGTTGCCGCAGAGGTGGCAAAAGGTATTGAGTCAGCCGGTCATGCCCATACTTACGAATACGCGGACCTGGCCGCAGAGGGGTTTGATCCACGTTTCAACGCTGCAGACTTTAATCAGTTTAAAGGTCTTTCAACATCACCTGATGACGTCATTGCCGAACAGGCTCGTCTCGATCGGGCCGATGCCCTTGTGCTTGTCTATCCTATTTACTGGTGGTCTTTTCCGGCTCAGCTGAAAGGCTGGATAGATCGCGTTTTTACCCAAGGTTGGGCTTATGACGACGCGGATGGCAAGTTGGTGAAGCGACTTGGAAATCTACCTGTCCATCTTATTGCACTGGGCGGAGCCGACCAGCGAACCTATGTCCGCCACGGTTATTTTGGCAGCATGAAGACGCAGATCGATCATGGTATTTTTGGTTATTGTGGTGCGCCGGTTATAACCAGCGAACTGCTTCTGCCTTCCGATGCAGATTACCCCTATTCGCATTACCGCGCGGCAAACAGAGTGGGGCAGCAACTTTTTGCTGAGAAGGCAACGGCATGA